Within Burkholderia cepacia GG4, the genomic segment GGCGCGCAGACGATCGGTTCGCTGGCGGGGGCGGCCGGTACGAACGTGGACCTCGGCAGCAATTCGCTGACGCTCTCCGGCACTGGCAATGCGACCTACGCGGGCACGATCGGCGGCGCGGGTAGCGTGACGCTGTCCGGCACCGGGACGCAATCGCTGACCGGCACGAACGTCTATACCGGCGGCACGAACCTGAACGGCGGCAACCTGGTCGTCGGCAGCAACACGGCACTGGGCTCCGGCGCGGTGAACGTCAACGGCTCGTCGACGCTCGATGCGACCACGAGCGTGTCGCTTGCGAACGGCATCAACGTCGCGACCGGCACGACGCTGACGCTCGGTGGCAGCACCGCGCTCGGGCTCGGCGGCACGATCTCCGGCGGCGGCGGCCTCGTGAAGAACGGCGCGGCGTCGCTGACGCTGAGCGGCGCGAACAATTACACGGGCGGCACGACGCTGAACGCCGGCAGCCTCGTGCTCGGCAATGCCGCGGCACTCGGCACCGGTATGCTGACCGTCGGCGGTGCGGCGACGCTTGACGCGACCACGAACCTGTCGGTCGCGAATGCAATCGGTCTCGGCGCAAGCACGACGCTGACGCTCGGCGGCAGCAATGCGCTCGGGTTGAGCGGCGTGATTTCCGGCACGGGTGCGCTCGTGAAGAACGGCGCGGCGACCGTGACGCTGACGGGCGCGAACACGTACACCGGCGGCACGACGATCAACGCGGGCACCCTGGCGCTCGGCGCGGGCGGCAGACTGGCGGCGACCGGCGCGATGAATCTCGCGAGTGCCGGCGCGACGCTCGACCTGAGCAGTGCGACGGGCGCGCAGTCGATCGGCGCGCTGAATGGCGTGACCGGCACGAACGTGAATCTCGGCGCCAACACGCTGACGCTGGGCGGGACGGCCAGCGGCACGTTCGGCGGTGCGATCGGCGGCACCGGCAGCCTCATGCTGGCGGGCACCGGCACGCAGACGCTGAACGGCGCGAGCACCTATTCGGGCGGCACGAACCTCAATAGCGGTGGACTGGTGCTCGGCAACGCCGCGGCGCTCGGCATCGGCACGCTGAATGTCGGTGGCGCGGCGACGCTCGATACGAACGCGAGCCTGTCGGTCGCCAACGCAGTCGATCTCGGCACGGGCGCGGCGCTCACGCTCGGCGGCAGCAACGCACTCGGGCTGAGCGGCGCGATTTCCGGCACGGGCTCGCTCGTGAAGAACGGCGCGGCGACCGTGACGCTGACGGGCGCGAACATCTATACGGGCGGCACGACGATCAATGCGGGCACGCTGGCGCTCGGCGCGGGCGGCAGCCTGGCGGCGACCGGCGCGATGAATCTCGCGAGTGCCGGCGCGACGCTCGACCTGAGCAGTGCGACAGGCGCGCAGTCGATCGGCGCGCTGAACGGCGTGACCGGCACGAACGTGAATCTCGGCGCCAACGCGCTGACGCTGGGCGGGACGGCCAGCGGCACGTTCGGCGGTGCGATCGGCGGCACCGGCAGCCTCACGCTGGCCGGCACCGGCACGCAGACACTGAACGGCGCAAGCACCTATTCGGGCGGCACGAACCTCAATAGCGGCGGACTGGTGCTCGGCAACGCCGCGGCACTCGGTACCGGCGCGCTGACCGTTGGCGGCGCGGCGACGCTCGATACGAACGCGAACCTGTCGGTGGCGAATGCAATCGGTCTCGGCGCGGGCTCGACGCTGACGCTCGGCGGCAGCAATGCGCTCGGGTTGAGCGGCGCGATTTCCGGCACGGGCTCGCTCGTGAAGAACGGCGCGGCGACCACGACGCTGACGGGCGCGAATACGTACACCGGCGGCACGACGATCAATGCCGGCACGCTGGCGCTCGGCGCGGGCGGCAGCCTCGCATCGACCGGCGCGGTGAACCTCGCCGGCACCGGCGCGACGCTCGACCTGAGCGGCGCGTCGGGTGCGCAAACGCTCGGTGCGCTGTCGGGCGTGGCCGGCAGCAACGTGAGCCTCGGCGCCAACGCGCTGACGCTGGGCGGAACGGCCAGCGGCACGTTCAGCGGCGCGATCGGCGGTACCGGCGGCCTGACGGTCGCGGGCACCGGCATTCAGACGCTGACCGGCAGCAACACGTACACGGGCGGCACGACGATCGCATCGGGCGGCACGCTGCAGCTCGGCAACGGCGGCACGTCGGGCAGCGTGGTCGGCAATGTCGTCGACAACGGCGCGCTGATCTTCAACCAGTCCGCCAACGTGACGCTCGCGAGCGTGCTGTCCGGCACCGGTTCGCTGACCCAGGCCGGCAGCGGACAACTGACGCTGACGGGTACCAATACGCTGAGCGGCCCGACCACCGTCGCCGCGGGCACGCTTGCCGTCGACGGTTCGCTCGGCCAGTCGAGCGTGACCGTGCAGAACGGCGCGACGCTGACGGGCACCGGCACGGTCGGCAGCCTCGTGGTCCAGGGCGGCGCGTTCGCGGCGGCGTCGCAGCCGGGCGCGGCGCTGAACGTGGCCGGCAACGTCACGTTCCAGCCGGGCTCGACGCTGCAGGTCGAGGTCACGCCGCAGCAAAGCGGCAGCATCGCGGCGGGCGGCTCGGCCACGCTGAACGGCGGCACCGTGCAGGTGCTCGCGAACCAGGCCAGCTACCAGCCGAGCACGACGTACACGATCCTCAGCGCAGCGTCGGGCGTGCAGGGCACATTCAGTCAGGTGAACTCGAACTACGCGTTCCTGATGCCGACGCTCAGCTACGATCCGAACCACGTGTACCTGCGACTGGTCCAGAACGGCACGTCGCTGCCCGATGTCGCGACGACACCCAACCAGCGCGCGGTCGCGACCGCGATCGGCGCGCTCGGCGCCGGCAATCCGCTGTACGACAAGGTGCTGACGACCGATGCGGGCACCGCGCGCCAGGCCTACACGCAGCTCGACGGCGAACTGCAGGCGAGCTTGAAGAGCATGCTGCTGCTCGACAGCCGCTATGTGCGCGACGCCGTCACCGATCGCGTGCGCCAGGGCCTCGCGCCCGGATCGGGGCCGCTCGCCGCGCTGTCGTCGGGCGGCGCCGCGCTGTGCGGCGACAACACGGCCGGCGTGACCGACCCGACGCTGCCGCCGGAACGCCGGATCGGTTCGCGCGACGGCTGCTACGGCGGCACGCCTTACCAGCCGGTCGTGTGGGGCCAGGCGTTTGGCGGTCGCAGCCGGCTCGCCGGCGACGGCAATGCGTCGACGATCAACCGCAGCATGACGGGTTTCATCGCCGGCGCCGACATGGCGCTCAACGACAAGTGGCGCGCGGGCCTCGCGGCCGGCGTCACGCACAGCTCGCTCGACAACGACCAGAGTTCGTCGGCGTCGGTCAACAGCTACTACCTGTCGCTGTACGGCGGCGCGCAGTACGGTGCGCTCGGCGTGCGCGGCGGTGCGTCGTACACCTGGTACCGGATCAACAGCGACCGCTATCCGGGCTTCGCGGGCTTCTCCGATCACGATTCGGCCGGCTACAACGCGAATTCGGCGCAGGTGTTCGGCGAAGTCGGCTACGCGCTGCCGGTCGGGCCGGTCGCGCTCGAACCGTTCGCGGGCCTCGCGTATGTGAACCTGCATACCGACGGCTATACGGAGAGCGGCGGGGCGGCCGCGCTGCAGGCGGGCGGCCAGACGACCCATGTGGGCTTCTCGACGCTCGGCCTGCGTGCCGCGTCGCAGCTCGGCACGCTCGCGAGCGGCACGATCACCGCGCGCGGCACGGTCGGCTGGCGGCATGCGTTCGGCAACGTGCGGCCGTCGTCGGCGTTCACGTTCGCGAACGGCGGCACGTCGTTCCAGGTGTCGGGCGTGCCGATTGCGCGCGACAGTGCGGTGCTCGAAGCGGGCATCGACGCGAACATCACGAAACGGCTGACGCTCGGCCTCACGTTCAGCGGCCAGTACGGCAGCGGCGTGCGCGACAACGCGGTGCTCGGCAACATCCTGTGGAAGTTCTGACCGGCGCGTAACCTGCGTGCACGCGGCGCCTTGCGACGACTGCGCCGTCGCAAGGCGCCGCGTCGCGTCATCGCTGCGCGTGCCCCCGGTTCTGGCCTATCCTGTGCGAAACCCGCGACGCGCGCCGCGCGTTGCGCCTCGACACAGGAGCATCGATGCCGAATCACGCCGAAGCCACCACGACGCAGGCGCCGCAAGCCGCGCCGGTCGCCCCGACCCAAGCGTCAGGCCCCGCATTCATCGCGCCCGAAGCCGACCCGCAGGCGCTCGCGCGCAACAACCAGTACGTGCTGAAATCTGGCGACGCGTTCGTGGTCAGCGACGCGCTCGGCGACATCGGCGGTCATGACGACGGCCTGTTCGTCGACGACATGCGCGTGCTGTCGACCTGGCGCCTGACCTTTGGCGGCCGCGCGCCGTCGCTGCTGTCGGGCGCGACGAGTGCCGACAACGCGTCGTTCACCGCGCACCTGACGAATCGCCCGCTGCCGCCGCTCGGCGGCCACGAGACGCCCGAGGGCGTGATCCACATCGAACGGATGCGCGTGCTCGCGGGCGACGTGCTGTACGAAGCGCTGACGTTGACGAACTACGGCGCGAGCGAAGCCGACGTGCCGCTGTCGCTGTCGTTCTCGGCGGATTTCAAGGACATGTTCGAAGTGCGCGGCACGCAGCGTCCGAAGCGCGGCACGGTGGTCGCGCCGCGCGTCGACGCAGGTGCGGTGCGGCTGCGCTACGACGGCCTCGACAGCGTCGAGCGCAACGTGACCGTGCATTTCTCGCCGGCGCCCGATGCGCTGTCGGTCGATCGTGCCGACTACCGGCTGACGATCGCCGCGCAGGCGTGCGTGTCGATCTACCTGACCGTCGATGCGACGCTCGGCGCAGCACACGGTGAAGCGCCCGGCTGCGGTCGCGTCGCGCTGCGCACCGCGCTCGTCGGCGTGCATCGCGAGATGCGCTCGCGGCGCGAGTCGATGGCGCGCGTGAACACCGGCAATCCGCTGTTCGACGCGTGGCTCGACCGTTCGCTCGCGGATCTCGGGCTGCTCACGACCCAGCTCGACACCGGGCCGTACCCGTATGCGGGCATTCCGTGGTTCTCGACGCCGTTCGGCCGCGACGCGGTGATCACGTCGTTGCAGATGCTGTGGCTGCAGCCGTCGCTTGCGCGCGGCGTGCTGCGCTTTCTCGCGGAGCACCAGGCGCGCGAGACGTCCGCGTTCCGCGACGCGGAGCCCGGCAAGATCATGCACGAGTTCCGCCGCAGCGAGATGGCCGCGACGGGCGAGGTGCCGTTCGCGCTGTATTACGGCGGCGTCGATACCACGCCGCTGTTCATCGTGCTCGCGGGTGCGTACGTGGAGCGCACCGGCGACGATGCGCTGCTCGACGAGCTGTGGCCCGCGCTCGAGCGCGCCGCGCAGTGGGTGATCGACAAGTGCGACCGCAATCCGTACGGGCTGCTCGATTACCAGCGCACGTCGGAGCGCGGTCTCGCGAACCAGGGCTGGAAGGACAGTCACGATTCGGTGTTCCACGCGGACGGCCGCTTCCCCGACGGGCCGATCGCGCTCGTCGAAGTGCAGGCCTATGCGTGCGCGGCGCTCGATGCGATGGCGATGTGCTCGCACCGGCGCGGTCACGCGGCCGATGCGACGCGCTATGCGCTGCGTGCGAAGACGCTGCGCGAGCAGGTCGAAGCGCTGTTCTGGATGCCCGAAGGCCAGTTCTACGGCATCGCGCTCGACGGTCACGGCGACCTGTGCCGTGTGCTCGCATCGAACGCGGGCCACCTGCTCGCGTTCGGCCTGCCCGACGCCGAGCGCGGCGCGGCGGTCGCCGGCGTGCTCGGCTCGACGCTGTTCCAGACGGGCTGGGGCATCCGCACGCTCGCGGCCGGCCAGCCGCGCTTCAACCCGATGGCCTATCACAACGGTTCGGTGTGGCCGCACGACAATGCGCTGATCGCGCGTGGGCTCGCGCGCTACGGCGACAAGACGGCCGCGGTGAACCTGCTGCGTGCGCTGTTCGAAGCCGCGGTCAGCTTCGAGATGCGGCTGCCCGAGCTGTTCTGCGGGTTCCCGCGCCGGCGCGGCGAACCGCCGACGGCCTATCCGGTCGCCTGCCTGCCGCAGGCGTGGGCGGCCGGTGCGCCGTTCATGATGCTGCAGGCGTGTCTCGGCGTGAGTATCGACGCGGTGCATCACGAGGTGCGCGTCGAGCGCCCGGCGCTGCCGGAAGGCGTCGACTGGCTGCGCATCGACGCACTGCGGGTCGGCGACGAAACCGTGTCGCTGACGTTCCGTCGCGTCGACGGCCAGGTGGTCGCAGCGGCGGAGCAGCCGGGGCGCGTGAGGGTGGTCGCGGTGCTGTAGCGAAGGCGGTTGCGCGGAGGTTGCGCGGAGGTTGCGCAATGTCGCGCCACGTCCGCGCACGGCGGCATAGAATCGAGACATGACCCTTGAACGATGGCGGAGGCACCTACGATGACGACCGACAACCGGCCCGACGACCGTGAACAGAAGCTCGAGAATCTCGAAGCGGCGGTCGACCACTTGCACAAGTCGATCGAGTCTCAGAGCATCGCAGCCGGCGCGGCGAAGGGCATCCTGTTCAGCCTGATCGAAACGCTTGGCGCGCTGATCGGCGACCCCGACCTGCCTGAACATGCGCGCTCGGGCTACGAGGCGCTGCGCGACAAGGCGAGCGAGTTGCGCGGCGGGCTCGACCGGCATTGATGAACCGACAGCACCGGCGTCGGCCGCACGGCCCGCGCCGGTGCTGCCCGATCCTGCATGACGCGCACAAAACCCCGTGCGCTCAACGGGTTAGGTGGCCAGTGCGCAGGATATCCACACGCTTGCCAACAAAATCTGTGGAGAACCGGCCGGCCCTGAATCGGCCGTGTGGCGCACACCGGGCGCCTGCCAATGGGTGCCGCATCGGTGACCTGTCTGGCCCGATCTACTGAATCCTCTTTTGTATCAAGATGTTACGTGTCACATTGGTGGAATATCCACAGGTTTGCCAACAAAATCTGTGGATAAGTCTGACGTGATTGCTT encodes:
- a CDS encoding amylo-alpha-1,6-glucosidase; translated protein: MPNHAEATTTQAPQAAPVAPTQASGPAFIAPEADPQALARNNQYVLKSGDAFVVSDALGDIGGHDDGLFVDDMRVLSTWRLTFGGRAPSLLSGATSADNASFTAHLTNRPLPPLGGHETPEGVIHIERMRVLAGDVLYEALTLTNYGASEADVPLSLSFSADFKDMFEVRGTQRPKRGTVVAPRVDAGAVRLRYDGLDSVERNVTVHFSPAPDALSVDRADYRLTIAAQACVSIYLTVDATLGAAHGEAPGCGRVALRTALVGVHREMRSRRESMARVNTGNPLFDAWLDRSLADLGLLTTQLDTGPYPYAGIPWFSTPFGRDAVITSLQMLWLQPSLARGVLRFLAEHQARETSAFRDAEPGKIMHEFRRSEMAATGEVPFALYYGGVDTTPLFIVLAGAYVERTGDDALLDELWPALERAAQWVIDKCDRNPYGLLDYQRTSERGLANQGWKDSHDSVFHADGRFPDGPIALVEVQAYACAALDAMAMCSHRRGHAADATRYALRAKTLREQVEALFWMPEGQFYGIALDGHGDLCRVLASNAGHLLAFGLPDAERGAAVAGVLGSTLFQTGWGIRTLAAGQPRFNPMAYHNGSVWPHDNALIARGLARYGDKTAAVNLLRALFEAAVSFEMRLPELFCGFPRRRGEPPTAYPVACLPQAWAAGAPFMMLQACLGVSIDAVHHEVRVERPALPEGVDWLRIDALRVGDETVSLTFRRVDGQVVAAAEQPGRVRVVAVL
- a CDS encoding autotransporter domain-containing protein; amino-acid sequence: MNIAHSKKSGESFPRFLLPTGVFLALSGAGIVPAYALCSAAGTTVTCSGIANPLAPSYSNSGNNLNVTVNPGASVGVLLGIGGPAMSLTGNNTTLTNNGTIDPSALGSGLGVLSSGAVVGNAAASLTTVTNNGTMNGSTGVAISGVTGMALSVQNGTGGVSNITNTGSIGSTALVGATLFGADAPVVAAYGGGQVNMTNSGTITGRVSLGTNGTPGLGNTFVNSGTINGGVSMGANSTNTFTAITGSSVNTAGGTGGAFNITVGAVTLGVAATGIVDGGAGGNNTLVLQQGATANGTIAVNNYINFNHLDVTSGNWTINGASTTQDATLGGGVAIINDNASLGTGTVTATGGALQAGTAGLDVSNNVALGAGGLTVQGATGLTLSGAVSGGGALTKNDGGTLTLSGASTYTGGTNLNGGGLVLGNNTALGTGALNVNAAASLDTSTNVTLGNAINLATGTTLTIGGSNNLGLSGTIAGAGGLVKNGAATTTLTGANTYTGDTTINAGTLALGAGGSLAATGTVNLTGAGATFDLSSASGAQTIGSLAGAAGTNVDLGSNSLTLSGTGNATYAGTIGGAGSVTLSGTGTQSLTGTNVYTGGTNLNGGNLVVGSNTALGSGAVNVNGSSTLDATTSVSLANGINVATGTTLTLGGSTALGLGGTISGGGGLVKNGAASLTLSGANNYTGGTTLNAGSLVLGNAAALGTGMLTVGGAATLDATTNLSVANAIGLGASTTLTLGGSNALGLSGVISGTGALVKNGAATVTLTGANTYTGGTTINAGTLALGAGGRLAATGAMNLASAGATLDLSSATGAQSIGALNGVTGTNVNLGANTLTLGGTASGTFGGAIGGTGSLMLAGTGTQTLNGASTYSGGTNLNSGGLVLGNAAALGIGTLNVGGAATLDTNASLSVANAVDLGTGAALTLGGSNALGLSGAISGTGSLVKNGAATVTLTGANIYTGGTTINAGTLALGAGGSLAATGAMNLASAGATLDLSSATGAQSIGALNGVTGTNVNLGANALTLGGTASGTFGGAIGGTGSLTLAGTGTQTLNGASTYSGGTNLNSGGLVLGNAAALGTGALTVGGAATLDTNANLSVANAIGLGAGSTLTLGGSNALGLSGAISGTGSLVKNGAATTTLTGANTYTGGTTINAGTLALGAGGSLASTGAVNLAGTGATLDLSGASGAQTLGALSGVAGSNVSLGANALTLGGTASGTFSGAIGGTGGLTVAGTGIQTLTGSNTYTGGTTIASGGTLQLGNGGTSGSVVGNVVDNGALIFNQSANVTLASVLSGTGSLTQAGSGQLTLTGTNTLSGPTTVAAGTLAVDGSLGQSSVTVQNGATLTGTGTVGSLVVQGGAFAAASQPGAALNVAGNVTFQPGSTLQVEVTPQQSGSIAAGGSATLNGGTVQVLANQASYQPSTTYTILSAASGVQGTFSQVNSNYAFLMPTLSYDPNHVYLRLVQNGTSLPDVATTPNQRAVATAIGALGAGNPLYDKVLTTDAGTARQAYTQLDGELQASLKSMLLLDSRYVRDAVTDRVRQGLAPGSGPLAALSSGGAALCGDNTAGVTDPTLPPERRIGSRDGCYGGTPYQPVVWGQAFGGRSRLAGDGNASTINRSMTGFIAGADMALNDKWRAGLAAGVTHSSLDNDQSSSASVNSYYLSLYGGAQYGALGVRGGASYTWYRINSDRYPGFAGFSDHDSAGYNANSAQVFGEVGYALPVGPVALEPFAGLAYVNLHTDGYTESGGAAALQAGGQTTHVGFSTLGLRAASQLGTLASGTITARGTVGWRHAFGNVRPSSAFTFANGGTSFQVSGVPIARDSAVLEAGIDANITKRLTLGLTFSGQYGSGVRDNAVLGNILWKF